From the Rhodothermus sp. genome, one window contains:
- a CDS encoding sigma-70 family RNA polymerase sigma factor translates to MHPPDDQLVAAYLERGDTQAFRQLVERHQERIYGYLLGMVRDPEVANDLFQETFLRVLAALRHERASYTRQGRWLAWVLRIARNAALDYLRSRRRWQDVVTPDEESEGTTFWERLPDETPGADEMLEQAELQLQLAACIERLPPEQREVLLLRQEAELTFREIAELTGVSINTALGRMRYALLNLRKMMLSAQKQPASE, encoded by the coding sequence ATGCATCCTCCCGACGATCAACTGGTTGCGGCCTACCTGGAGCGGGGCGACACGCAGGCGTTCCGCCAGCTGGTTGAGCGCCATCAGGAGCGGATTTATGGCTATCTGCTCGGGATGGTGCGCGACCCGGAGGTAGCCAACGATCTGTTCCAGGAAACCTTTCTGCGTGTGCTGGCAGCGCTCCGGCACGAACGGGCCTCCTACACACGGCAGGGGCGCTGGCTGGCGTGGGTATTGCGTATTGCCCGCAATGCAGCGCTTGATTACCTGCGCAGCCGGCGACGCTGGCAGGACGTCGTAACGCCGGATGAGGAATCGGAGGGGACCACGTTCTGGGAGCGGTTGCCAGACGAGACCCCAGGCGCTGACGAAATGCTTGAGCAGGCCGAGCTGCAGCTCCAGCTGGCAGCCTGTATCGAGCGGCTGCCGCCCGAGCAGCGCGAAGTGTTGTTGCTGCGCCAGGAGGCCGAGCTGACCTTCCGGGAGATTGCCGAACTCACAGGCGTCTCGATCAACACGGCCCTGGGACGCATGCGCTACGCGCTGTTGAATCTGCGCAAAATGATGCTTTCGGCTCAAAAACAACCGGCTTCAGAATGA